The Arachis duranensis cultivar V14167 chromosome 2, aradu.V14167.gnm2.J7QH, whole genome shotgun sequence genome has a window encoding:
- the LOC107473108 gene encoding AP-3 complex subunit mu isoform X1, with amino-acid sequence MLQCIFLLSDSGEVMLEKQLTGHRVDRSICGWFWDQSISQGDSFKQLPVIASPTHYLFQVFREGITFLACTQVEMPPLMAIEFLCRVADVLNDYLGGLNEDLIKDNFIIVYELLDEMIDNGFPLTTELNILQEMIAPPNIVSKVLSVVTGTSSNVSDTLPGATSSCVPWRTADTKYAQNEVYVDLVEEMDATINRDGALMKCEVYGEVQVNSHITGLPDLTLSFTNPSILDQVRFHPCVRFRPWESHQILSFVPPDGQFKLMSYRVRKLKSTPIYVKPQLTSDGGTCRLNVMVGSRNDHGKTIDSVTVQFQLPSCILSADLTSNHGTVNILADKTCTWNIGRIPKDKAPSMSGTMVLETGLERLHVFPTFRVGFKMMGVALSGLQIDKLDLKTVPYRFYKGFRAVTRAGEFEVRS; translated from the exons ATGTTGCAGTGCATATTCCTTCTTTCCGATTCTGG AGAGGTGATGCTAGAGAAACAACTCACTGGCCACCGTGTAGATCGCTCCATATGTGGCTGGTTTTGGGACCAATCCATTTCTCAAGGTGATTCCTTTAAG CAACTTCCAGTTATTGCTTCTCCCACACACTATCTTTTCCAAGTTTTCCGTGAGGGAATCACCTTTCTGGCTTGCACCCAAGTTGAGATGCCACCATTGATGGCCATTGAg TTCCTTTGTAGAGTAGCAGATGTCCTCAATGATTACCTTGGGGGTTTGAACGAAGATTTAATAAAGGACAACTTTATCATTGTTTATGAG CTGCTGGATGAGATGATAGATAATGGCTTCCCACTAACTACAGAACTTAACATCCTGCAAGAGATGATAGCTCCACCGAATATTGTAAGTAAAGTCTTGAGTGTTGTCACTGGCACCAGTTCCAATGTAAGCGACACCCTTCCTGGTGCAACTTCTTCTTGTGTTCCCTGGAGAACGGCGGACACAAAGTATGCCCAGAATGAAGTTTATGTAGATCTTGTGGAAGAAATGGATGCTACAATAAACAG GGATGGAGCTCTGATGAAATGCGAGGTCTATGGCGAAGTTCAAGTAAATTCCCACATCACTGGTCTTCCTGACCTGACGCTTTCATTTACAAATCCTTCGATCCTAGATCAAGTGAGGTTCCATCCCTGTGTTAGATTTCGCCCATGGGAATCACATCAGATTCTTTCATTTGTGCCTCCTGATGGACAATTTAAACTTATGAGTTACAG GGTTAGAAAATTGAAGAGCACCCCAATATATGTAAAGCCACAGTTGACATCAGATGGTGGGACATGCCGTCTTAACGTAATGGTTGGCTCAAGAAACGATCATGGAAAGACTATTGATTCAGTTACAGTTCAGTTTCAGCTTCCTTCATGTATTTTATCTGCGGATCTTACCTCAAATCATGGAACCGTAAACATCCTTGCTGACAAG ACATGCACTTGGAACATTGGTCGGATTCCAAAAGATAAAGCACCTTCAATGTCTGGAACGATGGTGCTCGAGACTGGATTGGAGCGCCTTCATGTCTTCCCTACATTTAGAGTGGGTTTTAAGATGATGGGTGTTGCTCTCTCTGGCCTGCAAATAGATAAACTGGATTTGAAGACTGTACCTTACCGTTTCTACAAAGGTTTTCGAGCTGTTACCCGTGCAGGCGAATTTGAAGTCAGATCATAA
- the LOC107473108 gene encoding AP-3 complex subunit mu isoform X2, producing the protein MLQCIFLLSDSGEVMLEKQLTGHRVDRSICGWFWDQSISQVIASPTHYLFQVFREGITFLACTQVEMPPLMAIEFLCRVADVLNDYLGGLNEDLIKDNFIIVYELLDEMIDNGFPLTTELNILQEMIAPPNIVSKVLSVVTGTSSNVSDTLPGATSSCVPWRTADTKYAQNEVYVDLVEEMDATINRDGALMKCEVYGEVQVNSHITGLPDLTLSFTNPSILDQVRFHPCVRFRPWESHQILSFVPPDGQFKLMSYRVRKLKSTPIYVKPQLTSDGGTCRLNVMVGSRNDHGKTIDSVTVQFQLPSCILSADLTSNHGTVNILADKTCTWNIGRIPKDKAPSMSGTMVLETGLERLHVFPTFRVGFKMMGVALSGLQIDKLDLKTVPYRFYKGFRAVTRAGEFEVRS; encoded by the exons ATGTTGCAGTGCATATTCCTTCTTTCCGATTCTGG AGAGGTGATGCTAGAGAAACAACTCACTGGCCACCGTGTAGATCGCTCCATATGTGGCTGGTTTTGGGACCAATCCATTTCTCAAG TTATTGCTTCTCCCACACACTATCTTTTCCAAGTTTTCCGTGAGGGAATCACCTTTCTGGCTTGCACCCAAGTTGAGATGCCACCATTGATGGCCATTGAg TTCCTTTGTAGAGTAGCAGATGTCCTCAATGATTACCTTGGGGGTTTGAACGAAGATTTAATAAAGGACAACTTTATCATTGTTTATGAG CTGCTGGATGAGATGATAGATAATGGCTTCCCACTAACTACAGAACTTAACATCCTGCAAGAGATGATAGCTCCACCGAATATTGTAAGTAAAGTCTTGAGTGTTGTCACTGGCACCAGTTCCAATGTAAGCGACACCCTTCCTGGTGCAACTTCTTCTTGTGTTCCCTGGAGAACGGCGGACACAAAGTATGCCCAGAATGAAGTTTATGTAGATCTTGTGGAAGAAATGGATGCTACAATAAACAG GGATGGAGCTCTGATGAAATGCGAGGTCTATGGCGAAGTTCAAGTAAATTCCCACATCACTGGTCTTCCTGACCTGACGCTTTCATTTACAAATCCTTCGATCCTAGATCAAGTGAGGTTCCATCCCTGTGTTAGATTTCGCCCATGGGAATCACATCAGATTCTTTCATTTGTGCCTCCTGATGGACAATTTAAACTTATGAGTTACAG GGTTAGAAAATTGAAGAGCACCCCAATATATGTAAAGCCACAGTTGACATCAGATGGTGGGACATGCCGTCTTAACGTAATGGTTGGCTCAAGAAACGATCATGGAAAGACTATTGATTCAGTTACAGTTCAGTTTCAGCTTCCTTCATGTATTTTATCTGCGGATCTTACCTCAAATCATGGAACCGTAAACATCCTTGCTGACAAG ACATGCACTTGGAACATTGGTCGGATTCCAAAAGATAAAGCACCTTCAATGTCTGGAACGATGGTGCTCGAGACTGGATTGGAGCGCCTTCATGTCTTCCCTACATTTAGAGTGGGTTTTAAGATGATGGGTGTTGCTCTCTCTGGCCTGCAAATAGATAAACTGGATTTGAAGACTGTACCTTACCGTTTCTACAAAGGTTTTCGAGCTGTTACCCGTGCAGGCGAATTTGAAGTCAGATCATAA
- the LOC107473108 gene encoding AP-3 complex subunit mu isoform X3 has translation MPPLMAIEFLCRVADVLNDYLGGLNEDLIKDNFIIVYELLDEMIDNGFPLTTELNILQEMIAPPNIVSKVLSVVTGTSSNVSDTLPGATSSCVPWRTADTKYAQNEVYVDLVEEMDATINRDGALMKCEVYGEVQVNSHITGLPDLTLSFTNPSILDQVRFHPCVRFRPWESHQILSFVPPDGQFKLMSYRVRKLKSTPIYVKPQLTSDGGTCRLNVMVGSRNDHGKTIDSVTVQFQLPSCILSADLTSNHGTVNILADKTCTWNIGRIPKDKAPSMSGTMVLETGLERLHVFPTFRVGFKMMGVALSGLQIDKLDLKTVPYRFYKGFRAVTRAGEFEVRS, from the exons ATGCCACCATTGATGGCCATTGAg TTCCTTTGTAGAGTAGCAGATGTCCTCAATGATTACCTTGGGGGTTTGAACGAAGATTTAATAAAGGACAACTTTATCATTGTTTATGAG CTGCTGGATGAGATGATAGATAATGGCTTCCCACTAACTACAGAACTTAACATCCTGCAAGAGATGATAGCTCCACCGAATATTGTAAGTAAAGTCTTGAGTGTTGTCACTGGCACCAGTTCCAATGTAAGCGACACCCTTCCTGGTGCAACTTCTTCTTGTGTTCCCTGGAGAACGGCGGACACAAAGTATGCCCAGAATGAAGTTTATGTAGATCTTGTGGAAGAAATGGATGCTACAATAAACAG GGATGGAGCTCTGATGAAATGCGAGGTCTATGGCGAAGTTCAAGTAAATTCCCACATCACTGGTCTTCCTGACCTGACGCTTTCATTTACAAATCCTTCGATCCTAGATCAAGTGAGGTTCCATCCCTGTGTTAGATTTCGCCCATGGGAATCACATCAGATTCTTTCATTTGTGCCTCCTGATGGACAATTTAAACTTATGAGTTACAG GGTTAGAAAATTGAAGAGCACCCCAATATATGTAAAGCCACAGTTGACATCAGATGGTGGGACATGCCGTCTTAACGTAATGGTTGGCTCAAGAAACGATCATGGAAAGACTATTGATTCAGTTACAGTTCAGTTTCAGCTTCCTTCATGTATTTTATCTGCGGATCTTACCTCAAATCATGGAACCGTAAACATCCTTGCTGACAAG ACATGCACTTGGAACATTGGTCGGATTCCAAAAGATAAAGCACCTTCAATGTCTGGAACGATGGTGCTCGAGACTGGATTGGAGCGCCTTCATGTCTTCCCTACATTTAGAGTGGGTTTTAAGATGATGGGTGTTGCTCTCTCTGGCCTGCAAATAGATAAACTGGATTTGAAGACTGTACCTTACCGTTTCTACAAAGGTTTTCGAGCTGTTACCCGTGCAGGCGAATTTGAAGTCAGATCATAA
- the LOC107473109 gene encoding psbP domain-containing protein 1, chloroplastic isoform X2, translating into MAKIVAVAEEGSFFFFSPLASTLSEFSGTKLHYSHIHFKRKQWQMKAASITQQLPCDYSSKAFAVSRRKALSLLLSTYIVFEAGSDALAQQSLPLREYIDAFDGYSFRYPSNWIQVRGAGADIFFRDPYILDENVSVEISSPSSSRYKSVQDLGTPEDAGKKVLKQYLTEFMSTRLGVRRESNILSTTSRVADDGKLYYQVEVNIKSYANNNELAVMPQERVVRMEWDRRYLSALGVENNQLYELRLQVPENVFAEEQNDLRQVMDSFRVNKIGT; encoded by the exons ATGGCGAAGATTGTGGCAGTGGCAGAAGAAggaagcttcttcttcttctccccatTAGCTTCCACTCTTTCTGAATTTTCTGGAACTAAGCTTCACTACTCTCATATTCACTTCAAGAGAAAACAATGGCAGATGAAAGCAGCCTCTATCACTCAACAATTGCCCTGTGATTACTCTTCCAAG GCTTTTGCAGTTTCAAGGAGGAAagccttgtccttgctcctatCAACTTACATTGTCTTTGAAGCTGGCTCTGATGCATTGGCTCAGCAGTCGCTTCCGTTGCGCGAATACATAGACGCATTTGATGGCTACTCATTCAGATATCCCAGTAACTGGATCCAAGTGCGAGGTGCTGGTGCTGACATATTCTTCAGAGACCCTTACATTCTCGACGAAAATGTATCTGTGGAGATTTCATCCCCTTCATCTTCCAGATACAAGAGTGTCCAGGACTTGGGTACACCCGAAGATGCCGGAAAGAAGGTCCTCAAGCAGTATCTCACTGAGTTCATGTCTACAAGGCTTGGTGTTCGACGCGAATCCAACATCCTTTCTACAACTTCAAGAGTTGCTGATGATGGCAAGTTGTACTACCAAGTTGAg GTAAACATAAAGTCATATGCAAATAACAATGAGCTTGCTGTTATGCCACAAGAGCGCGTGGTGCGAATGGAGTGGGATCGGAGGTATCTTTCGGCTCTAGGGGTTGAAAACAACCAACTCTATGAGCTGAGATTGCAGGTGCCGGAGAATGTCTTTGCAGAGGAACAAAATGATCTTCGCCAAGTCATGGATTCTTTTCGAGTCAACAAGATTGGTACTTAA
- the LOC107473109 gene encoding psbP domain-containing protein 1, chloroplastic isoform X1: MAKIVAVAEEGSFFFFSPLASTLSEFSGTKLHYSHIHFKRKQWQMKAASITQQLPCDYSSKTKAFAVSRRKALSLLLSTYIVFEAGSDALAQQSLPLREYIDAFDGYSFRYPSNWIQVRGAGADIFFRDPYILDENVSVEISSPSSSRYKSVQDLGTPEDAGKKVLKQYLTEFMSTRLGVRRESNILSTTSRVADDGKLYYQVEVNIKSYANNNELAVMPQERVVRMEWDRRYLSALGVENNQLYELRLQVPENVFAEEQNDLRQVMDSFRVNKIGT; the protein is encoded by the exons ATGGCGAAGATTGTGGCAGTGGCAGAAGAAggaagcttcttcttcttctccccatTAGCTTCCACTCTTTCTGAATTTTCTGGAACTAAGCTTCACTACTCTCATATTCACTTCAAGAGAAAACAATGGCAGATGAAAGCAGCCTCTATCACTCAACAATTGCCCTGTGATTACTCTTCCAAG ACTAAGGCTTTTGCAGTTTCAAGGAGGAAagccttgtccttgctcctatCAACTTACATTGTCTTTGAAGCTGGCTCTGATGCATTGGCTCAGCAGTCGCTTCCGTTGCGCGAATACATAGACGCATTTGATGGCTACTCATTCAGATATCCCAGTAACTGGATCCAAGTGCGAGGTGCTGGTGCTGACATATTCTTCAGAGACCCTTACATTCTCGACGAAAATGTATCTGTGGAGATTTCATCCCCTTCATCTTCCAGATACAAGAGTGTCCAGGACTTGGGTACACCCGAAGATGCCGGAAAGAAGGTCCTCAAGCAGTATCTCACTGAGTTCATGTCTACAAGGCTTGGTGTTCGACGCGAATCCAACATCCTTTCTACAACTTCAAGAGTTGCTGATGATGGCAAGTTGTACTACCAAGTTGAg GTAAACATAAAGTCATATGCAAATAACAATGAGCTTGCTGTTATGCCACAAGAGCGCGTGGTGCGAATGGAGTGGGATCGGAGGTATCTTTCGGCTCTAGGGGTTGAAAACAACCAACTCTATGAGCTGAGATTGCAGGTGCCGGAGAATGTCTTTGCAGAGGAACAAAATGATCTTCGCCAAGTCATGGATTCTTTTCGAGTCAACAAGATTGGTACTTAA